A genomic region of Pontibaca methylaminivorans contains the following coding sequences:
- a CDS encoding glutamine synthetase family protein, with the protein MTSALTFDDLKAQVDRGEIDTVLTCFVDMQGRLLGKRFLARHFVDGGHEETHCCNYLLATDLEMETPGGFASAAWQTGYGDYVMKPDLSTLRRVTWLEGTALVLCDVLDHHTYEPVPHSPRAMLKRQLARLRDLGFDAVMATELEFYLFEKSFDEIRKSGFRDLEPISGYNEDYHILQTTKEEHVMRPLRNLLYAAGIPIEGTKGEAGPGQGELNIRYAEALLTADHHTIAKHAVKEICWQQGHAVTFLSKWHPGWSGSSSHVHQSLWKDGQPAFFDADDPLGMSDLMKHYLAGLLRYGPDCTYFLAPYINSYKRFQKGTFAPTRTIWSVDNRTAGFRLCAPGTRAVRIENRVGGSDLNPYLAMAAQLAAGIKGIEDRLDLAPPAEGDTYEGETGMLPDNLQDARIALLESAMLREAMGDAVVEHYARAAEVELEDFSRNITDYEIARGLERA; encoded by the coding sequence ATGACCAGCGCGCTGACCTTCGACGATCTCAAGGCCCAGGTGGACCGGGGCGAGATCGACACGGTTCTGACCTGTTTCGTGGACATGCAGGGGCGCCTGCTGGGCAAGCGGTTCCTGGCGCGCCATTTCGTCGATGGCGGCCATGAGGAAACCCATTGCTGCAACTATCTGCTCGCCACCGACCTCGAGATGGAGACGCCCGGCGGCTTTGCCAGCGCGGCGTGGCAGACGGGTTACGGCGATTACGTCATGAAACCCGATCTTTCCACCCTGCGCCGGGTGACCTGGCTGGAGGGGACGGCGCTGGTGCTCTGCGACGTCCTGGACCACCACACCTACGAACCCGTGCCCCATTCCCCGCGGGCCATGCTCAAGCGGCAGCTTGCGCGGCTCAGGGATCTGGGTTTCGACGCCGTCATGGCGACCGAACTGGAATTCTACCTGTTCGAGAAAAGCTTTGACGAGATCCGCAAGAGCGGCTTCCGCGATCTCGAGCCGATCAGCGGCTATAACGAGGATTACCACATCCTCCAGACCACCAAGGAAGAGCACGTGATGCGGCCGCTGCGCAACCTGCTCTATGCCGCGGGCATCCCGATCGAAGGCACCAAGGGCGAGGCCGGGCCCGGGCAGGGCGAGCTGAACATCCGTTATGCCGAGGCGCTGCTGACCGCCGACCATCACACCATCGCCAAGCACGCGGTCAAGGAAATCTGCTGGCAGCAGGGCCATGCGGTCACCTTCCTGTCCAAGTGGCACCCCGGCTGGTCCGGCAGTTCGAGCCACGTGCACCAGTCGCTGTGGAAGGATGGCCAGCCGGCGTTTTTCGATGCGGATGATCCGCTCGGCATGTCGGATCTGATGAAGCACTACCTTGCCGGGCTGCTTCGGTACGGGCCGGATTGCACCTATTTCCTTGCGCCCTACATCAACAGCTACAAGCGGTTCCAGAAGGGCACCTTCGCGCCCACCCGCACCATCTGGTCGGTGGACAACCGCACCGCCGGTTTCCGGCTCTGCGCCCCGGGCACCAGGGCGGTGCGGATCGAGAACCGCGTCGGCGGCTCCGACCTGAACCCCTATCTCGCCATGGCGGCGCAGCTTGCCGCAGGGATCAAGGGCATCGAGGACAGGCTCGACCTCGCGCCGCCCGCCGAGGGCGACACCTACGAGGGCGAAACCGGCATGCTGCCCGACAATCTGCAGGATGCGCGCATCGCGCTTCTGGAGTCGGCAATGCTGCGCGAGGCAATGGGCGATGCGGTGGTCGAACACTATGCCCGCGCCGCCGAGGTCGAGCTTGAGGATTTCAGCCGCAACATCACCGATTACGAGATCGCGCGCGGGCTCGAACGTGCGTGA
- a CDS encoding aldehyde dehydrogenase family protein, whose protein sequence is MTTTLTCISPIDGSVVAEREAISLDEARKAVERARKAQPAWAARPINERIELVTAAVAAVGAMNDEVVPELARMMGRPVRYGGEFRGFEERASHMARIAKEALADIEVGDDADFKRYIRRVPHGVVFVVAPWNYPYMTAINTIAPALIAGNTVILKHATQTLLVGERLAQAFRSAGIPEDVFQNLFLDHDTTSALIAERSFGFVNFTGSVGGGRAMEHAAAGTFTGMGLELGGKDPAYVMDDADLDAAVDGLMDAVVFNSGQSCCGIERIYVHESLFDAFVEKAVKVVGGLRLGNPLDKDTDIGPMANIRFAREARALIDEAVKDGATAHVATRPEDDGGTYLTPQILTDVTHDMRIMREESFAPVVGIMKVSGDDEAVRLMNDSQFGLTASLWTADLDRAEALGERIETGTVFMNRADYLDPALCWTGCKDTGRGGGLSVIGYQNLTRPKSYHLKKVTK, encoded by the coding sequence ATGACAACCACTTTGACCTGTATCTCGCCCATTGACGGCTCGGTTGTCGCCGAGCGCGAGGCGATCTCGCTCGACGAGGCACGCAAGGCGGTCGAACGGGCCCGCAAGGCGCAGCCGGCCTGGGCCGCGCGTCCCATCAACGAACGCATCGAGCTCGTTACCGCGGCCGTGGCCGCCGTCGGCGCCATGAACGACGAGGTGGTGCCGGAACTCGCCCGCATGATGGGCCGGCCGGTGCGCTACGGCGGCGAATTCCGCGGCTTCGAGGAACGCGCGAGCCACATGGCCCGCATCGCCAAAGAGGCGCTTGCCGATATCGAGGTCGGTGACGATGCCGATTTCAAACGCTACATCCGTCGCGTGCCGCACGGGGTCGTCTTTGTGGTGGCGCCCTGGAACTATCCCTACATGACCGCGATCAACACGATCGCGCCGGCGCTGATCGCGGGCAATACGGTGATCCTCAAGCACGCCACCCAGACGCTGCTGGTCGGCGAGCGGCTGGCGCAGGCGTTCCGCTCTGCCGGCATCCCGGAGGACGTGTTCCAGAACCTGTTCCTGGACCACGACACCACCTCGGCCCTGATCGCCGAGCGTTCCTTCGGCTTCGTCAACTTCACCGGCTCGGTCGGCGGCGGGCGGGCCATGGAACATGCGGCCGCCGGCACGTTCACCGGCATGGGGCTGGAGCTTGGCGGCAAGGATCCGGCCTATGTGATGGATGATGCCGATCTCGACGCGGCGGTCGACGGGCTCATGGATGCGGTCGTGTTCAACTCCGGGCAGTCCTGCTGCGGGATCGAGCGAATCTATGTGCACGAAAGCCTGTTCGACGCCTTCGTCGAAAAGGCGGTCAAGGTGGTCGGGGGGCTGCGCCTCGGCAATCCGCTCGACAAGGACACGGACATCGGCCCGATGGCCAATATCCGTTTCGCCCGCGAAGCCCGCGCCCTGATCGACGAGGCGGTGAAGGACGGCGCGACGGCCCATGTCGCGACCCGGCCCGAGGACGACGGCGGCACCTATCTTACCCCGCAGATCCTGACCGATGTCACCCATGACATGCGCATCATGCGTGAGGAAAGCTTTGCTCCCGTGGTCGGCATCATGAAGGTCTCGGGCGATGACGAGGCGGTCCGGCTCATGAACGACAGCCAGTTCGGCCTGACCGCGAGCCTCTGGACCGCCGATCTGGACCGCGCCGAGGCCCTGGGCGAGCGGATCGAGACCGGCACCGTGTTCATGAACCGCGCCGATTACCTCGACCCGGCCCTGTGCTGGACCGGCTGCAAGGACACCGGGCGCGGAGGCGGGCTTTCGGTGATCGGCTATCAGAACCTGACCCGCCCCAAATCCTACCATCTCAAGAAGGTGACGAAATGA
- a CDS encoding iron-containing alcohol dehydrogenase, whose translation MTLTGNWSYPTAIRFGAGRIKELPEACAQAGIKKPLLATDRGLADLPITKATLDIMEAAGLGRGLFSEVDPNPNEKNLDAGIAAYKAGGHDGVIAFGGGSGLDLAKMIAFMAGQTRPVWDFEDIGDWWTRADADAIAPIVAVPTTAGTGSEVGRASVITNSETHVKKIIFHPKVLPAVVICDPELTVGMPPAITAGTGLDAFAHCVESFSSPHYHPMSQGIALEGMRLVKDYLPRAYKDGNDIEARAQMMSAAMMGATAFQKGLGAIHALSHPVGSLFNTHHGTTNAVFMPAVLEFNADAIRERFDHAAAYMDIKGGFDGFRAFVQDLNDELGIPRRISEFGVTEDRIAEMAAMAVEDPSCGGNPVKLTVENLTGLYKASL comes from the coding sequence ATGACTCTGACTGGAAACTGGTCCTATCCGACCGCGATCCGCTTTGGCGCCGGTCGTATCAAGGAACTGCCCGAAGCCTGCGCACAGGCCGGCATCAAGAAACCGCTGCTGGCCACCGACCGCGGGCTTGCGGATCTGCCGATCACGAAGGCGACGCTCGACATCATGGAGGCGGCCGGGCTTGGTCGGGGCCTGTTCAGCGAGGTCGATCCGAACCCGAACGAAAAGAACCTCGATGCGGGAATTGCGGCCTACAAGGCCGGCGGGCATGACGGCGTGATCGCCTTCGGCGGCGGTTCGGGGCTCGACCTGGCCAAGATGATCGCCTTCATGGCCGGTCAGACCCGACCGGTCTGGGATTTCGAGGACATTGGCGACTGGTGGACCCGCGCCGACGCGGATGCGATCGCCCCGATCGTTGCCGTGCCGACCACCGCCGGCACCGGATCCGAAGTCGGGCGCGCGAGCGTCATCACCAACTCCGAAACCCATGTGAAGAAGATCATCTTCCACCCCAAGGTGCTGCCGGCGGTGGTGATCTGCGACCCGGAACTCACCGTGGGCATGCCGCCCGCGATCACCGCCGGGACCGGGCTCGACGCTTTTGCGCATTGCGTCGAATCCTTCTCGAGCCCGCATTACCACCCCATGAGCCAGGGCATCGCGCTCGAAGGAATGCGGCTGGTCAAGGATTACCTGCCGCGCGCCTACAAGGACGGCAACGACATCGAGGCGCGCGCCCAGATGATGAGCGCGGCGATGATGGGCGCAACGGCGTTCCAGAAGGGCCTTGGCGCGATCCACGCGCTGAGCCACCCGGTCGGCTCGCTGTTCAACACCCATCACGGCACCACCAACGCGGTGTTCATGCCGGCGGTGCTTGAATTCAACGCCGACGCGATCCGCGAGCGGTTCGACCATGCGGCCGCCTACATGGATATCAAGGGCGGTTTCGACGGCTTCCGCGCCTTCGTGCAGGATCTGAACGACGAGCTCGGCATTCCGCGCCGGATTTCCGAATTCGGCGTGACCGAGGACCGCATCGCCGAGATGGCGGCCATGGCGGTCGAGGATCCGAGCTGCGGCGGCAACCCGGTGAAGCTCACGGTCGAGAACCTGACCGGACTTTACAAGGCCAGCCTCTGA
- a CDS encoding homocysteine S-methyltransferase family protein — protein MKLFTLPRSAAFDTLQNEARKRILMLDGAMGTMIQAQKLDEDAFIGAGLPCDTDKPQRGNNDLLSITQPDVIEKIHFDFAMAGADILETNTFSSTHIAQKDYGLETAVDALNEAAARVARRAADRAEAEDGRRRFVAGAVGPTNRTASLSPDVSNPGYRAVTFDDLRIAYGEQIRALIRGGADLILIETIFDTLNAKAAIFAAFEAFAEHGTRLPLMISGTITDASGRTLSGQTPTAFWYSVRHSRPFSIGLNCALGAEAMRPHVAEIAGAAPETLVCAYPNAGLPNAFGEYDESPEKTAAHLAGFASEGLLNMVGGCCGTTPEHIRAIADAVASFAPREVKNV, from the coding sequence ATGAAACTTTTTACCCTGCCCCGATCCGCCGCATTCGACACCCTGCAGAATGAGGCGCGCAAGCGTATCCTGATGCTCGACGGGGCCATGGGGACGATGATCCAGGCGCAGAAACTGGACGAGGATGCCTTTATCGGCGCCGGCCTGCCCTGCGACACCGACAAGCCGCAGCGCGGCAACAACGACCTCTTGAGCATTACACAGCCCGATGTGATCGAAAAAATCCATTTCGATTTCGCCATGGCCGGGGCCGACATCCTCGAGACCAACACATTTTCCTCGACGCATATCGCGCAGAAGGATTACGGGCTGGAAACGGCGGTGGATGCGCTGAACGAGGCCGCCGCCCGGGTGGCGCGCCGCGCGGCCGACCGGGCCGAGGCCGAGGACGGGCGCCGCCGCTTTGTCGCCGGCGCGGTCGGGCCGACCAACCGCACCGCCTCGCTCAGCCCCGACGTGAGCAACCCGGGCTATCGCGCCGTCACCTTCGACGATCTGCGCATCGCCTATGGCGAACAGATCCGCGCCCTGATCCGGGGCGGCGCCGACCTGATCCTGATCGAGACGATCTTCGACACGCTGAACGCCAAGGCCGCGATCTTTGCCGCGTTCGAGGCATTCGCCGAACATGGCACGCGGCTGCCGCTGATGATTTCGGGCACCATCACCGATGCGTCGGGGCGCACCCTTTCGGGGCAGACCCCGACCGCCTTCTGGTATTCGGTGCGCCATTCGCGCCCGTTCTCGATCGGGCTGAACTGTGCGCTCGGCGCCGAGGCGATGCGCCCCCATGTGGCCGAGATTGCCGGGGCCGCGCCGGAAACGCTGGTCTGCGCCTATCCCAACGCCGGCCTGCCCAACGCCTTCGGCGAATATGACGAAAGCCCCGAGAAGACCGCCGCGCATCTGGCCGGCTTTGCCAGCGAGGGGCTGCTCAACATGGTGGGCGGCTGCTGCGGCACCACCCCCGAACATATCCGCGCCATCGCCGACGCGGTGGCATCATTCGCCCCCCGGGAGGTCAAGAATGTCTGA